From Laspinema palackyanum D2c, the proteins below share one genomic window:
- the pgsA gene encoding CDP-diacylglycerol--glycerol-3-phosphate 3-phosphatidyltransferase, whose translation MTLSTWITFSRLLGVPFLLYFLSDPTPRLRWISVVIFLVAAGTDWLDGYLARKLDQVTELGKFLDPLVDKLLVMAPLMSLVQLGQLPAWGVFLILFRELAIAGWRINPALTGNAAIAGANLWGKLKTVSQILAIALLIAPLPGEWTAIALVAFWISVALTWISGVIYLWPQSSES comes from the coding sequence ATGACGCTCTCAACTTGGATTACCTTCTCCCGTTTATTGGGGGTGCCTTTTCTACTGTATTTCCTGTCAGACCCCACGCCGAGGTTGCGATGGATCTCCGTGGTGATTTTTTTGGTGGCAGCAGGAACGGATTGGTTAGATGGCTATTTAGCTAGAAAACTGGATCAAGTGACGGAGTTGGGGAAGTTTCTCGATCCGTTAGTCGATAAGTTATTGGTTATGGCACCCTTGATGTCCCTGGTGCAACTGGGACAGTTGCCTGCTTGGGGGGTATTTTTGATTTTATTTAGGGAATTGGCGATCGCCGGATGGCGCATCAATCCCGCTTTAACGGGGAATGCGGCGATCGCCGGTGCCAATTTGTGGGGGAAGTTAAAAACCGTCAGTCAAATCCTGGCGATCGCTCTGTTAATCGCGCCTCTGCCTGGGGAATGGACTGCGATCGCCTTAGTTGCCTTCTGGATTTCCGTGGCCCTAACCTGGATTTCTGGTGTGATTTACCTCTGGCCTCAATCGAGTGAGTCTTAA
- a CDS encoding sugar transferase, translating to MLTAHKIDISIPFKFNPATSATIEATYSDPTIRQECHPSLDSKTKRLIDIVGALVGLAITSVIAIPLVIAMQLDNPGPLLYSQIRCGYKGRYFRMWKFRSMVVNAEHLQHLVKNEVKGHLFKNENDPRITRVGRFLRRTSLDELPQFWNVLRGEMSLVGTRPPTPGEVKDYQPHHLDRLNVKPGLTGEWQTHGRSSIKDFEQVIHLDLEYQRKWSILYDLLLIVKTFQVIFNQRGAC from the coding sequence GTGTTAACTGCTCATAAAATTGATATATCTATTCCCTTTAAATTTAATCCAGCCACTAGCGCCACTATTGAAGCGACTTATTCTGATCCAACAATTCGGCAAGAATGTCATCCTTCCCTTGACAGTAAAACAAAGCGGCTTATTGATATTGTTGGAGCATTAGTCGGGTTAGCAATCACCTCCGTCATTGCTATTCCCCTCGTAATCGCCATGCAGTTGGACAACCCAGGACCTTTACTCTATAGCCAAATTCGCTGTGGCTACAAGGGTCGATACTTCCGGATGTGGAAATTCCGCTCGATGGTCGTTAATGCGGAACATCTTCAGCATCTGGTCAAAAACGAAGTCAAAGGACATCTATTTAAAAACGAAAATGATCCTCGCATCACCCGAGTAGGCCGGTTTCTACGTCGCACCAGTCTGGATGAACTGCCTCAATTTTGGAACGTTCTGCGCGGCGAAATGAGCTTAGTGGGCACTCGTCCACCCACTCCCGGGGAAGTGAAAGACTACCAACCCCACCATTTAGACCGATTGAATGTTAAACCGGGTCTAACGGGAGAATGGCAGACTCATGGACGCTCTAGTATTAAAGATTTTGAACAAGTGATTCACCTGGATTTGGAGTATCAGCGCAAGTGGTCGATTCTTTATGACCTCCTCCTAATTGTGAAAACGTTCCAGGTTATTTTTAACCAAAGAGGAGCCTGCTAA